The DNA segment GTAGGGGAAGTCGTGGGACTTCCTGCTGTGGGGAAATTTTCAGGCAACCCGGGGCATTCACCGGGCGACACTCCTTCGACGGAGGTCACGGATCGGAGCCGGTCAAACCGCTCTCCGGCGACGGCACACGAGTGCGAGGCCGGGAACCAACAACAGGGTCGTCCCGGGTTCGGGAACGAGGATGCTCTCGAACGTCGTGGCCACGCGGATGTCGGAAAAGCTGCCGCCCTGCGGTTGGGTGGCGTTCTGGGTGGTGATGATCCCCAAACTGACGTTTGCGGTGATCGTGTTGGATCCCAGCGAACTGCCACCGTTCCAGACAAAATTTTGACCGGTGATCTGGACATCGGGAGCGCCCAGTGCGTCCTGCTCCGCGCCCAAGTCGGGATCGATCCAGAGATGGTAGATGTCGTCGTTGGTGTTGGCTCCCTGCGCCATCCGGACCAGCAGGGTGTGGCCGGCGGTGCCCGGCGTGGTGGTGGACAGCGCCTGGGCGCTCAGGGTCGCACCGGAAGCCCCGGTCGCCAGGAACGCCTTTCCGCTGTCGATTCCGAAGATGATCCTCTGCCCCGCAGCACCGCTGTCGCGGTGGAGAGGGATGGAGACGAACGCCGCCTGCAGCGTGTCGGTCGAAATCGTTGCCATGGCCCAGAATTCCTGGTGGAGGGCAGTGGAGTCCGTCGTGGCCGCGACGCTGAACTGGGCGTATTTTGAGACAGCGGTGCTGGAGGTCGTCTGCGTGCGGGTGAAGGAAAGGATCCCGCCGTCTGGGGAAAACGTCCCGTAGGAGTCATTGGTGGCGGTCCAGGTTCCGGAGACATTCGGCCCGGTCACGGTCCTGCCATGAATGGAACCGGACGGATAACTTGAGAAATCCTGGTGGAGCAAGACCGTCGCCTCACAGACAACGGCGCCCAGACACAAGAGAGCGGTGATGAAGGCGGGGGCTTTCATGGATTCCATGTTTCTAGAATGGAGCGGGCCCACCTCACAACCCGGAAATCGGAGTTTCATGTCCGGGCAACTTCGCTAGGTCAGCGGACGCCGTGGGACGTCCGGCTGAGGGTAGTCCATGGCGAAACAGAGCCGTTTTGTCAGCAGGCATGCGCCCCGAAATTCAACGCTCCATCCTCCAAACGGAAATGGCCCGGGGTTGCCGGGCCATTCCATTCATCAGTTGGAGATCGCTTATTTCTTTTCAGGAGCTTCGGCGGGCTTCTCTTCGGGAGCCTTTTCCTCCGCCGGCTTCTCATCCGCCGCAGGGATGCTGACCGGCGGTGTGACCGCTTCGACAGGCTCGCTGACCGCTTGGTTGGAGGGGCCCATCCCCGGCACGATCATGCCGGGAGGAAGGTTGAATCCGCCGCCCTGTGGACCGGCTTGCGGGGCTTGTGCGCCTTGCCCCTGGGGTTCGGGTGGCTTTGTGAGGGTGGCGCGGTCCTTGAGCAGTTGCTCGAAACTCGCCTTCGCCACCTGGAAGGTGTAGGGGGCGAATGACTTCACCCGCGCGAGGGATTCGTTCAGTTCCTTCGTCCGGGTGGCGAACGCTTCATCCTTGGTCTTCGCGTCCTCCGGCTTTTCGCCTTCCTCCTTCTTGCGCTCCTTGGGAATGTCCGCTTCCACGACCACGCTCACCAGGAAGGTGTCCTGCGCGGCGGGGGATGGATCCTCCGGGTTGGAGGAGGCGGGTTTCTCATCCGGTTTGGATGGGGTGAAGGTGATGGTGTAGGTGATGCCTTCGAAGGTCTTGATCACGGCCACGCGCTTCTGGTCGGCGACAGCGCGCTTTTCGATGTCGGCCTTCGGCACCACGTCGTCGAAGCGGTTGTAGGCCAGCAGGCTCTTGAGCGAGTTGGCGGTCGCAGGCTCGATGGCTTCGTTGTCTGCGGCTCCATCCAGGGAGAATTCCGCGTCCTCGCTGTTCCGCACGGCCTTCCAGGCGATCTCGTCCTTGCCCGGCAGGGTGACGGAGATGGACTGGATCTTCTCGATGCGGAGGAACTCATCCGCGGCGAGCCAGCTTTTCGGTTGGTCGCTCAGGCTGGGAAAAAGCTCGCTGGTGGCATAGAATCCGGAATCGTCCGCATGGTTGCGGACGAACCGTCCGGTGGATCCACCACCTGCCAGCGGCACACCGCTGCCGGCCGCGGATTCGATGTTCTTGCCGACGGTGAGGTTGGCCAGTTCCTTTCCGGCGGAGTCCTTGAAGATCACGTTGATGCCGTGCTCCTTCGGGTCCTTCGAGCTTTCATCCATGCCGAAACGTGCGGCGAACGACGGGCCCGCCTGCATGCTCTGGGCGATCTTGAGGTCGGCGACGGTCCGGAGGAGGTCGTTGACGCTGTTCACGCCGTTCGACTTCGCGGGGAAATCCTCACGCTGGGGGACGATCCACTTGCCGTCCTTCCTGGCAAGCGTCACGGAGGAGTCCGCGCCCTTGATCTCGATGGTGGCGACGTCGCCCGCGGGGAAGGATTCCAGCAGGGTCTGTCCGGCGGCGCGGTTGGTGGCGCTTTTGGTCTCGTTTTCCTTTCCGCGTTTGATGAGGGCGACCGATGCGGCCAGCACGGCGGCGACGATCCAGAGGATGATGACCTGACGTTTGTTCATGGGAGAGTGGGGAAATGGCTGTAGGTTGATTGGTTCGGACTCCGCGGGATCAGCGGGCGCGGGTGGAGGAACGACGTTTCAGGAAGAGGCCGAATCCGAAAAGAACGACGAGGGCGGGCATGGCGGCGACGTTCAGAAGGGTGATCCGTCCGCCCAGTTCGTCTTTCTGGCGGCGCAGTTCCTTCTGCTGGTCGCGGACCATCCGCGCGTAGTTGACCTGCTCCTCGCGCAGCTTGCGGATCTCCGCTTCCTGCTCGGGGGAAAGGTAGAGCTCGCTGCCCTGGGTTTTCTGGGCCTGCAGTTCGGACAGCTTGCGCTGGGCTTCCTTCTGCTTGGTCTCGAATTCGGTGATCTTCGCGCCGACGTTCTTGTTGAACGCGGCCTCCATCTCCTGGACCACCGTGAACGGCCTGCGCAGGGCGGAACGGGAGCGGGAGCCGATGAGGTGCTTCGAGCCGATGGCCTGGTCGATGATGTTGAAAAGCATCGTCGCGTTGCCGTTCATCGGGCTGGCCATCTGCATGCCGCCGAAGTTCTGCACGTTGTAGGCGAAGCGGTCGTAGAACGCGTCCACATCCGCGATGAGGAAGACGTTGCCGTCCTGCGCACTCTCGGTCAGGTGGGTGGGTTTCGCGTCCTCGCCTTCTTTCTTCTCTTCCTTCGGTTCCTGCCCTTCTGCGGTTGGCTTGCCGTTCGGGAAGGCGGTCTTGAATTTTCCGCTCAGGTGGGTGACCAGGTCGAATGCCTTGCCCTCCGGCTTGAGGGAGGTGGCGAGCGTTGGGTCGATCTGGGAGGCGCGGACCGCGTCCACGAATCCGGCTTCGGTGGAGGAACGGACGAGGGTGTTGACGGACACGCCGCCGCCGCTGGTGCGGTTGAACGCACCCGGAAGGAACAGCACCACGGAGCCGAGGTCCTTGGTGATCACGTTGTCCTTCTGCGGCATGGAGGACTGAGGCAGGGAAAGCACGGCCAGACCCTGGCGGTTGCCTCCCAGCGCGGTGGCATGGGTGGGGTCGGCGAGAACCTTGACGGACTCGAAGGAAACGCCCCAGGCGGGGAGCAGCTTCGGCAGGGTGGAGCTGACCGGGATGCCCTGCTGGCCCATCATCGGGTTTGCGTTGCCACTCAGCATCTGGGCGGAGACGGAAAAGGCGTCCAGACCGGCGATCACGGTGCCGCCGCCGAGCAGGTACTGGTCGATGGCGAACTCACCTTCGGGGGTGATGCCGGCGGGGTGGAGGACTAGGAGGACCTTCAGCTCCTTGGGGTCCAGCTCCGTGTGGTTCAGTGGCATGTACTTCACCTCGTAGGACTGCTTGAGCTGCTGGAAGACGACCCATGCGGGGCTGCCCTGCTGGCCGGGCATCATCGCGGGCTGGCCGGCCAGGTTGAAGGCGGACATCACGCCCACCACCGGCTTCTTCGGCGTGCTCACTTCGGAGATGGCCTTGGACAGCTCATACTCGAACATCGTCTCCTGGTTGGGATCGAGGAACGGCAGCACGCGGGTCCTGTCCAGGCAGGCGACGGCGATGCCGAGGTAGAGGTTCTCGTCGTTGATGCGCTGGCCGCTGATCTCATCCAGATTGGCGGAGTCCTCCGCGTCCGTGTCAGGCTCAGGGTCGATGTTTTCGACGCGGATCTTGCCATTGGAGAGGGAGACATACTCCTTCAGGAGATCATCCACGCGGCGCATGTGGATCTTCAGATCCTCCGGCATGTAGGGGGAGTTCCGCGTCGCATAGTAGCGGATGACGACGGGGGTATCCAACTCGGACACCAGACCGCGGGTGCCTTCGGAGAGGGTGAGGATCTTGTTCTCGGTGAAGTCCACCCCCTTGTTCCCGAATGGGGTCAGGGAGATGAGCCAGTTGGCGAGGATGGCGATGGCGGCGAGGGCAGCGATGCCGAGGGCCGCCCGGGTAACCGGATGTGTGGTTTTGGCCATGGTCGATGGAGGAAAGGAATGGGTGGATTGCGGGGTTCAGGCGCGCTTGGCCGAAAGGATGGCCCCGGTGCCGAGCAGGGGCAGGATGATGAGGCTGCCGAACCAGATGAGGTCCTGGACGCGGAACAGCCCGCGGGAGAGGGAGCGGAAATGCTCCCAGACACCGAAGGAGGTGAGCACCTCGACCACGGACGGGGCGGCGATTTTACGGAGTTCCGTGACGACCGGCTCGTAGGCGACGATGACCATGATGGCGCAGACCGCGGACGACACGATCAGGCAGACGACCTGGTCCCGGGTGCAGGCGGACACCAGCATGGTGATGGCGATGAACGTGCAGCACACCAGGAAGCTCCCCAGGTAGCCGGAGAGGATCGCCCCGTTGTCCGGGTCACCGAGGTAGTTGACGGTGATGACGATGGGGAAGGTGAGGAGCAGGGCGAGGAGCCAGACCGTCGCGGGGGCGAGGAACTTGCCGATGATGGCGCTCCAGGTGGAGATCGGCATGGTGCCCAGCAGCTCGATGGTGCCAGTACGCTGCTCATCCGCCCACAGCTTCATGCCCACCGCAGGGGCGAGCAGCATGTAGAGCCACGGGTGCCAGGCGAAGAACGGCCACTCCAGGGAGGCGTCACCCGCGGCGATGAACGCACCGAAGGAGAACGTGAAGCCAAGGGCGAACAGCAGGAAGATGACGATGATCGCGTAGGCGGTGGGCTGGGTGAAGTAGCTTTTCAGCTCGCGTTTGTAGATCGTGAACATGGATTGGGGAAAAGTGGGCTGTTAGGGGGATCAGGCGGCGGTGTCCCGGGTGGTGACGGCGCGGAACAGGTCGGTGAGGGAACCGGTGCCGGAGCGTTCGACCAGCTCCGCGGGGGTTCCGTCCGCGACAATCTTGCCGCGGTCCACGATCACGGCGCGGGTGCAGGCGGCCTCCACTTCCTCCAGGATGTGGGTGGAGAACAGGATCGCCTTGTTCTGGCCGAGGCGCTTGATGAGCTGGCGGACCTCGTGCTTCTGGTTCGGGTCCAGACCGTCGGTCGGCTCGTCGAGGATCAGCACCTCCGGATCATGGAGGAGCGCCTGGGCGAGGCAGGTGCGGTGGCGGTAGCCTTTGGAAAGGGTGTCGATGGACTGGCGGGCCACGCTCTGGAGGAAGCAGGTCTCGATGGCTTTCTCCACGGCGTCATTCCGGTCGCTCCCGCGCAGTCCGCGCACGCTGGCGCAGAATTTCAGGAAGCCGGTGACGGTCATGTCATTGTAGAGGGGGGCGGACTCCGGCAGGTAGCCGATCTTTGTCTTTGCCTCCGCCGGACGGTCCGTCACGGAGATGCCGCAGACTTTCGCATCCCCGGAGGTGGGGGGGAAGAAGCCGGTGACCATCCGCATGGTGGTGGACTTGCCGGCGCCGTTGGGTCCCAGGAAACCCAGGACTTCGCCCTTCTTCACGGAGAAGGAAAGATTGTCCACGGCGACTTTGGTTCCGAAGGATTTGGTGAGGTTTTCAACTTCAATCATGGGAGACGGATCAATGATGGGACAGGCGTCTTAGCGGCGCGGGCCCGGATTGCTGTTTTGAAAAGACGGCGGGAGCCATTTTTTCAAGCGAAAACCTCACGGATGCGGTTGCACGGAACTCTCCGCGGTGCTTGTCTGATAGGAAATGGCTGGCTTGGAACTACCGGAAAGATGCGGCGTCATGCTGCTGCCGGACTGCACCCTGTTTCCGCACGGCGGCCTGCCGCTGTATATCTTCGAGCCGCGCTACCGGCGGATGCTGGAGGATGCCATGGAGGGGAGCTGCTTTTTCGCCGTGACCCGCCTGATCGGCGGGGAAAGCCCCCGTCCCGCGGATTGTTCCGCCCCGGTGGGGACCATCGGGCTGGTGAGGGCGTCGCGGGAGCAGAATGACGGAACCTCCCATCTCCTCCTCCACGGTGTGATGAGGGTGCGCTTCCTCCACTGGCATTCGGACGAGCCCTATCCTTCCGCCACCATCGAGCCGGTCCTTTCCCGCTTCCAGCCGGAGAACCAGGCGCAGGCGGCGATGCTGACGCTCCGCGGCGCGGTGGAGGACGCCATCAGCGACCAGCCGCCGCTGGTGCGTGACGGCATCCTGAAGCTGGTGGACCGCGCGGACAGCCCGGAACTCATGACCGACATCATCAGCCAGCAGTTCGTCCACGACCCGGACCTGCGCCAGCGCCTGCTGGAGATCGACGCCGTGGAACAGAGGATCCCGCTGATCTGTGGCTATCTGGAGAAAGCTAGAGAGGGGAGCTGATGCTTCGCTGGCGAGCGAGGGATCATCATCGAATGTCATCCGCTGGATGAACGAAAAGAAGGGCGGCCATCGACCGCCCTTCCATGAAGACTGGGATCATCCGATTCAAAATCACTCCGGTCCCCGGTCGTAGTCGATCCGGAAAGGCCTGCCGCGCAGGCGGGCGTTGCGGGTGCGCTGGATGACCTGGTCGGCCATTTCCGCCGGGACATCGACGAGGGAGTGTTTCGGGAAAAGGGTGATGCGGCCCAGGCAGCCGTCCGGCAGACCGGCTTCCCGGTACATCATGCCGACGATCTCCTTCGGCAGGACGCCGTGGGTTTTCCCCAGTGAGAGAAAAAGGCGGGCCATGCCGGGTTCCCGGTCGATGGGTCCGCGCGGTGCACGCTCC comes from the Luteolibacter sp. SL250 genome and includes:
- a CDS encoding DUF4340 domain-containing protein, producing the protein MNKRQVIILWIVAAVLAASVALIKRGKENETKSATNRAAGQTLLESFPAGDVATIEIKGADSSVTLARKDGKWIVPQREDFPAKSNGVNSVNDLLRTVADLKIAQSMQAGPSFAARFGMDESSKDPKEHGINVIFKDSAGKELANLTVGKNIESAAGSGVPLAGGGSTGRFVRNHADDSGFYATSELFPSLSDQPKSWLAADEFLRIEKIQSISVTLPGKDEIAWKAVRNSEDAEFSLDGAADNEAIEPATANSLKSLLAYNRFDDVVPKADIEKRAVADQKRVAVIKTFEGITYTITFTPSKPDEKPASSNPEDPSPAAQDTFLVSVVVEADIPKERKKEEGEKPEDAKTKDEAFATRTKELNESLARVKSFAPYTFQVAKASFEQLLKDRATLTKPPEPQGQGAQAPQAGPQGGGFNLPPGMIVPGMGPSNQAVSEPVEAVTPPVSIPAADEKPAEEKAPEEKPAEAPEKK
- a CDS encoding Gldg family protein, whose amino-acid sequence is MAKTTHPVTRAALGIAALAAIAILANWLISLTPFGNKGVDFTENKILTLSEGTRGLVSELDTPVVIRYYATRNSPYMPEDLKIHMRRVDDLLKEYVSLSNGKIRVENIDPEPDTDAEDSANLDEISGQRINDENLYLGIAVACLDRTRVLPFLDPNQETMFEYELSKAISEVSTPKKPVVGVMSAFNLAGQPAMMPGQQGSPAWVVFQQLKQSYEVKYMPLNHTELDPKELKVLLVLHPAGITPEGEFAIDQYLLGGGTVIAGLDAFSVSAQMLSGNANPMMGQQGIPVSSTLPKLLPAWGVSFESVKVLADPTHATALGGNRQGLAVLSLPQSSMPQKDNVITKDLGSVVLFLPGAFNRTSGGGVSVNTLVRSSTEAGFVDAVRASQIDPTLATSLKPEGKAFDLVTHLSGKFKTAFPNGKPTAEGQEPKEEKKEGEDAKPTHLTESAQDGNVFLIADVDAFYDRFAYNVQNFGGMQMASPMNGNATMLFNIIDQAIGSKHLIGSRSRSALRRPFTVVQEMEAAFNKNVGAKITEFETKQKEAQRKLSELQAQKTQGSELYLSPEQEAEIRKLREEQVNYARMVRDQQKELRRQKDELGGRITLLNVAAMPALVVLFGFGLFLKRRSSTRAR
- a CDS encoding ABC transporter permease subunit; this translates as MFTIYKRELKSYFTQPTAYAIIVIFLLFALGFTFSFGAFIAAGDASLEWPFFAWHPWLYMLLAPAVGMKLWADEQRTGTIELLGTMPISTWSAIIGKFLAPATVWLLALLLTFPIVITVNYLGDPDNGAILSGYLGSFLVCCTFIAITMLVSACTRDQVVCLIVSSAVCAIMVIVAYEPVVTELRKIAAPSVVEVLTSFGVWEHFRSLSRGLFRVQDLIWFGSLIILPLLGTGAILSAKRA
- a CDS encoding LON peptidase substrate-binding domain-containing protein; this encodes MLLPDCTLFPHGGLPLYIFEPRYRRMLEDAMEGSCFFAVTRLIGGESPRPADCSAPVGTIGLVRASREQNDGTSHLLLHGVMRVRFLHWHSDEPYPSATIEPVLSRFQPENQAQAAMLTLRGAVEDAISDQPPLVRDGILKLVDRADSPELMTDIISQQFVHDPDLRQRLLEIDAVEQRIPLICGYLEKAREGS